TTAATTCTTGAATTTTTTCAAATGTACTCATTATATTTCCTCCATTTATTTTTATAGTCTCTTTCTCAATACTAACATTGTCGCTCAACAATTGACAATACAAGTCCCCCAAGTCAGGCCACCACCAAAAGCTGATAATAGTACTTTCTGACTGCCATCCAATTTAAGGGCTCCTGATTTCCGTAAATCATTCAAAACAAGGGCTACCGATGCAGCGGAAGTATTCCCATAATTTTGAATATTTTGGACCAGGCGCTCCTCTGGTATTTTAAGCTTACGCTGGAAAACTTTTAATATTCTTGCATTTGCCTGATGTAAAGCAAAATAGTCAATATCATTAATAGTCAGATTGGCAGATTTCAAAACCGCTTCTATTTGCTTTGGCACTTGCCGAGTAGCAAAGTCATAAACTTGCCTGCCCTTCATCTTTAAACTAGGATCTTGGTAATAAGAATCAGAACTGACTGATCGAGCTAGACTAGTGCCTCCAGCAACAATCGCTGCTCCTTGACTGCCATCACAAGCGAGTGATTCTTGGATAATAGCTGAATGGCCATTTGCTTGAACCAGAATAGCTCCGGCAGCATCACCAAACAAAACACAAGTTGATCGGTCTTTCCAATTCATGAGATTGGTCATTTTCTCCGCGCCAATGACTATGGCATAACCATTTTGGTAATAAGCCTCTAATTTATCAGCTAGGGAGAAAGCTTGAACAAATCCACTACAGGCAGCTGAAATATCAAAGCAGACCGCCTTAGTAGCCCCTATTTTAGCTTGAACTTGACTAGCAATACTTGGTGAAGAATGCTCTTGTGACATACTAGCAACAATTATTAAGCCAATTTCTTTAGGAGAAATATTAGTTTTATCTACTAATTTTTGGGCAGCTGCTTGAGCCAATGAAATACAAGTTTCCTCAAGGGCAACATAACGTTGCTTAATCCCCGTTCTTTTGCTTATCCATTCGTCACTAGTATCTACGAACTGTTCTAAGTCCTCATTCGGCATAACTTTCCGCGGTAAGGCGGATACCGTTTCAACTATTTTCATAGCAATCACATCATTCTTAATTTTTATATTTAAGTTAATCAAAGATCAACATGTATTGATAATAAGCTATACAAATTTAATTGTCAAACCTTTTTCGCTATTTTATCAGCAATACTATTTAATTTGTTGGCAATTATCATTTATTTTTGTATGTAATAAACCTTATATTAGAAAGGTTTTCTAAAAAACATATAAAAAAAGAGAAATCAAATTGATTTCCCCCAAAAATAGCTTTTATTATTATTTGTCATCTTCATTAGAAGCTATCGATACATATTCTTCAATGTCTTTAAAATTGACTACAGTTCTTTCTTCAAGGATATCTCTAGCTGGACGACTTGACTGACTCCAATCAATTTTTAAAATGGCAGAGTTAGTAAGAAGCTTTTCGATTTCTCCAATAATTGTATAGGTTCTGAATTGAAACTTGACAACATCACCTATATTAGGCCGAATAGATTCCTTAATAGTATCAATGATTTCATTTGCCTGTTCATAAGGCATATCTAATAAATTAGCTATCCGTGAATTACTGGTTCCTCGTCGAAGTTCAGTTTCCACTAGTGACTGCATTTCCGCCGTTATCTTTGGTTTACGACCCATACGCTCGTCTCTCCCATCTAATACAAGCTGGCTGGCTATGAAATTAAATATATGAATAATATTAACATACTATCGATTGCGGCACAATTTATAGCTGTTAATTCATTAAGCATAAGCCATCTTTAATTAACAAAACCAGCTTAAATGCTTACTATTTAAAACAGATCACCATCCCTCTAATAATAAAGGAGTAGTGATCTGTTAGTTGTTAATATAATTTTATTCTAAGGACATGGTGCCTTTAGATCGAATTACATATTAGTTTCATCAACTTTACCAGTAACTGATTTAGTACCTAATAAGCCACCAAGGCATGATAGGACACAGCCTAATAAGACACCAACAAATGCCCAGATTGAGCCTTGTGAGATGCCATCTGAAACATCATCAGCATCTTGACGTAATTGTTGAATATTGCTGTCAAGTTCTTGTTGGGTACTTTGAATGGCATTATTAGCATTTTCAATTTGGTTACGTGCTTCATTAGCAGCTTGGTTATAACCATCAATAATATTTTGAGTAGTTTCTTCAGCTTCTTGTTGAGTTAAATCAGTGTTAGAAGCAATGGCGTTAGAAACAGCCTCTTGGTCTACGTTTTCTGAAATATTGTCAACCCGGCTGGTTAATGAATCTGCCAAGTCATTAAATACTTGTTCAGAATTTTGTGGATTAACGACAACTTCACGAGCTGCGTTAGCAATATCATTTACCGCGCCATTTAATTGGTCAGATAAATATTCTGGTTGTAATTCACGAATATCAGTATCTCTTAAGACTTCTTGAACGTCTTGGTTAAGATTTTGAATATCTTGATCGTTTACATCAATGTTGTTTGCTAAAGCATTTACGCCTTCACTTACAGCATCTCCAGCGTTTGAAGCAACACTTGTTACAGCGTCACCAGCAACACTAGCAGTTTGACCAATAACATTACCTGCAAAGCCTAGAACAGAAGCAACAATTTGTCCTAATAAGACAACTGTTACGACTAGGGAAATTGCCCATGATAAAAAACCATGGACTGCGCCTACTCGACGTGCAGTTACACCAGCAACAAAGCCTGATCCTAAAAATGATAGTGCTAATGAAATAACTGACCAGACCATAACACCGGTACCGACACCATCAAGCGGATTTTGTGCACTCGGTTGGATCATACCAAATCCAATGGCATTTCCAATTAAGGAAAAAGTAATTAATAAAGCAATAAAAGTTACTAGGCCAGCAAATACAGCTCCCCAGGATAAGTTGTACCCGGCTTCTGCATCGTTAGCACCTAGATAGGTTCTAAAACGATTTCTCATAAAATCACTCCTTTTAAAATAATATATAATATTGTATTAAACAAAGCAAGCAAAAGCCCTTGAAATAACTAATATTCATACAATCGATTGAAAATATTGTATTATCATTTCTAAATATCTATAAAAAGTTTAAAAACCGCCTAGCAAATATATTTATTATTTACCGACAAAGAATAAAGGCCAGATAAAAAATCTAGCCTTCTCGCTTATTTTGCATAACCTTTAATGATCTTTCCACGGTAACTGCCATGCTGAATTTTCCACACCAGAGTACCGATACCTGCTCCCAAAAGTGCCATAGACACCCAGCCAAAACCTTGGGGGCCAAAGGGAACTATTCGAACAATATCTTCGAAGATTTTAGGAGCAAAGTCTAATTGAATAAGCGCTTCAACCACCGTATAAATACTGGTTAATAAGACTGCTCCCTTAGTCGTTCCGTCATTAGGAATATATTTTCTAAATAAACCGATTAAAGTAACAATGATTCCTAATGGATAAGCGACTGCAAACAAGGGCTCACTCAATCCAACAATTTTCTCTACCCCGACAGTCCCTTGTACCACACAAAAAATACAAAAAACAAAAACGATAAAGGTATAGGGGTATTTCTGACGAGTAAGCTCTTGGGTAAAGTTTGCTACTGAAGCTAATAATCCCGTAGCAGTCGTTAAGCAAGCTAAGGTTATAGCGATGGAAAGAATGATTTTTCCGGCGCCACCAATAGTTTGCTCAACAATGGCAATTAATAACTGGGTTCTTTCAATATCAGGGCTATAAATCGTTGACGCTGTAGCCCCTAGCCATAACAAACTACCATAAATGAACAATAATAAGGCACTAGCTATGACAGATGCCCAGATAGTCATCCGCATTCCTGCTTGGTGGTTATATTTTTTATGTCTAATTGTCATAATCATGACACTAGAAAAGAGTAAACCAGTGATTAAATCCCCCATTTGATAACCTTCGGTAAAAGCCCAACCGAAGCTATTATCGACCTGAGCAGCCGCCATATTGGGGCTGACTGGGTTAATCATACCAAAAATAATAATTCCAATGACCATTGCAATCAAAGCAGGGGTAAGATAGCGTCCGATCTTATCAACCACGCCCAATTGATCAACAGTGAGGAAATAAACCACAATAAAGAAAACAATTAAAACGACATAGTTAGGTAACCAAGGGAACAAGGAACGAAAACCTACTTCATAAGTCGTTGCACCAGTACGTGGGATTAAAATAAATAAGGCAATTAAATACATAGTAATACAATTAAAGACTTTATAAAACCAGGGAGCAATTGGTTCGGAAACTGCTTTTACCGATCCCCCACCTTTAACAATAGCTACCATCGATAAGACCGGCACTAATATCGCGGTTAAAGCCAAACCAATAACACTGGCAGACCAATTTTCTCCTACAATAATTCCCATATAAGGCGGAAAAACCAAATTACCTGCTCCAAAAAAAGTAGCAAACAAGGTAAAACCTACCACGATCGTATCTACAATAAAGCGCCTATTTTTCATAAAACCAAACCTTTCAGTATAAGTATAGGGCTGATCGTCAACTCATATAAAGCTGTCAAAAGAAGAACGATTAAAAGCATTATTCACCTACTAAAGGCTGATTTAAGGACAAAACTTAACATATCGATTTGCCCAGGTCGCTTTAAAAGTTCCCTATATCTATTAGTATTTTTATTTCATGTGAAATTTATAATACGCTATTTATTGTGAAATAATAAAGATTTGCGCTTTTTATACGCAGATATTATCTATTATAAAGTCTACATCTCAGCGCCCATAAAATCGCTATTCACAAATAAAATATTTCATCTAAAGTTGTTTTTCACATAAATTAATTAGGCTAAATTTCCAATTTACCAATAGGAAAAGCGACTTCTTCTTATAAAGAAGTCGCCTTCAACAACTTATTCTTTTATTATACCATTTTTGCTAAGTAGCGAAATATTTTTATTTAATAATTTTATATACAATAAGGTAAGGATGTGAAAACGCCACTAAAGACTTGGATGATATGGCCAGCTATTTCCTAACTTGTGGACGATTTGAACAGTTATATTTAAAAACAGCCATTTTAAAATATTTCAGATCAGCTCTATGACAGGCTTTATTTCAAATGCGCACAAATTAAAAGAGGCTGAACCTCTCGTCCAGCCTCCTTCGATTAACTTTATTAAGCAGTTTCTACTGCGAGAATTCTAACACTGAAAGCTCCACCAGGAGTTTCAATTTCCACTTCATCGCCAACTTTTTTTCCAATTAAGGCATTGGCTATCGGCGACTCATTTGAAATTTTACCACCAAGGGGATCTGCTTCAGCTTTACCGACAATTTCGTATTCTTCCTCTTCACCATCAGGAAGCTCTTGAAATTTAACCCGTTTACCAATGCTTACCGTATCCTTACCCAAGGCATCAGGGTCAACAATTTCAGCATAACGGATCATATTTTCGATTTTAGCAATTTGACTTTCCAAAATGGATTGTTCATTTTTAGCGGATTCATATTCTGAATTTTCTGATAAGTCCCCAAATGAACGCGCAACCTTGATTCGGCTAATCACTTCAGGGCGCTTATTTAATTTTAAATCTTCTAATTCCGCTTCTAAACGTTCCTTACCTTCTACGGTCATTGGGAAAGTTTGTTCTGACATCTAACATTCTCCTAACACATACGATTAAAATATACAAAATAATACCATATTACTAACTTTTTAGCAATGTAAATATGGCTTTTTATTGTTCTTGAAGCTTGGCATCTTCTGGACTAACGTATTCTTGAACTAATTGATCATGTTCTTCGTAAGTTTTTGAGAAATAGACCTTCCCAGTGCTTAAATCAGCTACGAAATACATATAGTCATTAGGGGTTGGATTTAAAGCTGCTTGAATAGCACTCTCACTTGGATTATTAAAGGGACCAGGTCCTAAACCAGTATTTTGGTAGAGATTATAGGGAGAATCAATCATAGTATCCTCGATAGTCACATAGGTAGAATGCTCATTATGGGCGTAGTTCAGGGTAATATCCGATTGTAGGGGCATATTCTCGGCTAGACGGTTATAAAAGACTCCTGATACCATCTTACGATCTTCGTCAGTGGAAGCTTCTTTCTCAATAATTGAAGCTAGAGTTAAAATTTCATGCCAAGAAAGACTCTGTTGTTTTAAGGCATCACTATACTTTTGTCGGATAGTCTCACTAGCTGCCAGCATTTTATCAACAAAGCTTTCTACGGTATCGGATTGAGTTAATTCATAGGTGGCCGGGAAAAGGTAACCTTCCAAGGGATAGCGTAATTGGTCATTATTCACCACAGCTTTGAGTAATTCGGGATATTTGGCCGCTTCTTCAGCCAATAAGTCCTCTGAGTTAATCCGCTTCAAGGCTTCTTCCTGCGTGATTCCAAAATAATCTGCCATCACTTGAGCAATTTCTTCAACATTCATGCCCTCTTTGACTAAGACCGCTTGGGTAGCCGGACCTTGGGCATGTGAGAGTTGATTCATGACTTCACCAAAGCCAGACGAGGTTTTCAATTGATAGGTTCCTGCCTGAATTGGATCATGATTGGATAGGCGGAGGTAGATCTTAAAGAGATTTTCATTAAAAATGACATCATTTTCGTTAAGAATATGGGCTATTTGACTAGTACTTGCTCCCTGAGGAATGGTCACCTGAGTTTCTTTTTCCTCTCCAAAGCCACCAGTTGCTACTAGGGTTCCCATTAGTAGAGCAAAGACAATACAGATAAGGAGCAAAGTAATAATAATCCAGCGGATAATCCGATTAGCCTGAACATTTTCTTGTTTTTCTAAAGCATTGACCCTAGCCTGGTCTCGCTTTACTCTTTTTTTCTTTTCTTCATCATTAAACATCGTGCTTCCTCATTTCATAATAAAAAGACTCTGCTTTGAACAAAATAAGCTATTATGCATTTTACTGATAAAGATGCTATTTGTAAACTTAGAGCCAAAAATTTAACCAGAATGAAACATTTATCCTATCATCACATAAAAAGAGGCGGTGACCAAAGTCACAGCCCCGTATGTCAACTGCCATTAATAATAAAAGAGAATATGACCTCATATCATATTCTCTTTACCTGGCTTATTGATTTAAGTTTGGGTCTTGAACGAAAGTGTTAAACACTTCCTCTACCATATCCCATTCTTCTTCACTTTCAATTGGCAATAAGCTACCTTCTCCGTCTTCGCCCTCTTCATAGGCATAGGCTTCGATGTTTAATTCTTCACCTTCCTCTTCAGCTGGGTATACTAAGACGTAAGATTTATTCAAATCTTTCGAGTCGAAACTAAAGAGAATTTTATACAAACGCTCATTACCTTCTTCATCATATAAAGTAATTAAATTATCTAAATCTTCAGCCATACAATGCTCCTTCATACTAATGTGAATGACTATCTAAATAGTTCTGTAAAATGAGAACAGCAGCTAACTTATCGATTACCTTTTTACGTTTCTTTCGGCTCACATCTGCCGCCTCAATCAGAAAGCGTTCCGATTGCTGGGTAGTTAAGCGTTCATCCTGATAAAAAACTGGTAAGTCGAATAATTCAATAGCCATATCGCCATAGTGACGCGATGCTTCAGCTCGGGGGCCTTCTGTGTTATTCATATTTTTAGGCAATCCAATAACGATCTTTTCCACTTGATAATCTTCAATTAATTGCCTTAAGCGTGAAAACCCGAATTCCCCTGCCTCTTCGTCAATTTTAATGGTTTCGATTCCTTGGGCAGTCCAGCCAAAAGGGTCACTTATGGCTACGCCAACCGTTTTAGAACCCACATCCAAACCCATAATACGCATGCTTATTCTCGACCACTTTGCTTCATATAGCTTTTAACAAGTTCTTCTAATAACTCATCGCGTTCATGGTAACGAATAAGATTTCTAGCTTGATTGTGACGTGGGATATACGCAGGATCGCCAGATAATAAATATCCTACAATTTGATTGATTGGATTATAGCCCTTGCTTACTAGGGCGTCGTAAACTATTTCAAGTGTCTCTTTTACATCTTTTTCTTTACTTTCATCGAAGCGAAAGAGTACTGTTTCATCTTTTCCACTCATTTAGACACCTCCACATCATTTTGAATCTATTGTAACGAAAAATCTAGCGACTAACAAGCACTTTATTTATTCAGAACTTCCTCTAAAGCCTTAAGCGCATCAGGAATACCGGCTGGGTTCTTACCACCTGCTTGGGCAAGTTCAGGACGACCGCCCCCGCCACCATTAATATATGGAGCAAGTTCCTTAATGATGTCACCAGCTTTTAAGCCTTTTTTAACCTTGTCAGCTGAAACAGCAACTAACATGTTGGCTTTATCTCCGTTAGCTGTAGCGAGAACGAGGACATCTGAATAGTTATTTTGTTTCCATTCATCACTAATTGCCCGCAAATCATCCATGGTTTTATGGTCAAGTTCTTCAGCAATGTAGCGTATCCCGTTGCTTTCTTTAACGGCATCAAATATTTGACTAGCAGCCATTTGGTTAGCCTTAGCATGGAGAGATTCTACTTCAGATTCTAGGCTCTTACGCTCACCTTCCAATTGTTGGAGACGGTGTGGGACATCTTCCGCTTTTTTAACCTTCAAATCATCGCGAACTTGGTTTAAGAGACCTAACTTAGCTTCATAGTATTCATAAGCAGCTTTTGAAGTCAATGCTTCAATCCGACGTACTCCAGACCCGATTCCTGATTCGGAAATAATCTTAAAGAGGCCAATTAATCCGGTATTCTTAACGTGGGTCCCACCACAAAGTTCCATGGACCAGTCATCAATATTAATTACACGAATTTCATCATGTAATTTAAGGTATTTTTCGCCGAAGAGCGCAATAGCCCCATGTTCTTTAACAGCCTTAACCGTGGTAAAGATGGTTTCAACCGGGATTTGTTCCCAAATTTTTTCATTAACTCGTCTTTCAACTTCTTCAAGTTGGTCTGAACTCACTTGTCCAAAATAAGTGAAGTCAAAACGGAGATAATGTTCATCAAGTAAGGACCCCGCTTGGTTAACTTGTTCACCTAAGACATCTTTTAAGACCCGGTGTAACAAGTGAGTAGCGGTGTGATTATTACGGATTAAGCGACGACGAGCGCTGTCCACTTCTAGGCGAACTGCTTGGCCCACACTAATCGGTTGAACGGTGTCAATATAATGTAAGTTTTGGTCATTAGGAGCGTGTTTAGTATCACGAATATAACCTAATAATTCGCCATCTAAATTGTAAAGCTTACCTGAGTCACCAACTTGCCCACCACGTTCACCGTAGAATGGGGTTCTTTCAGCAATGAAATAGGCCTTACTATTAGCTGGTGCTTCCTGGCTAATTTCATCTTGGTAAACAATGGCATTGATCTTACTTTCAGTAACATCTTCTTCATAACCGGTAAAGTGAGAAGGCACATCAATTTCACCAAGCACTGTTGATTGAACTGCTAGGCCACCTTGGTCTTTTCTAGCCGCCCGTGCCCGTTCCTTTTGTTCTTCCATGGCCTGATTAAAGCCATCAATATCAACAGAAAAACCTGTTTCAGCCAGGTATTCCTCAGTTAGTTCTAATGGAAAACCATAAGTATCGTATAATTTGAAGGCTGATTGGCCGTCAAGTGAATTTTTACCAGACTCTTCTAGTTCAGCGATTTTATTTTTAATAATGTTTTCACCATCAGCGATGGTTTCTTGGAAACGTTTTTCCTCACGATCAACAACTTCTTGAATAATGGCTTCTTTTTCTTTTAGTTCTGGATAGTGCTTTTCCATCTTGTCAGCCACAATTGGAACTAATTTAGCCAAGAAGCTTCCTTGGATGCCTAGACGACGGCCGTACATGACACTACGACGGATTAAGCGACGTAAAATGTAACCCCGACCTTCATTGGATGGTAAGGCATTATCCCCCACAGCAAAGCTAACGGCGCGAATATGGTCAGCAATAACCTTCATGGCTGTATCAGTTTCCTTACTTTCGCCATATTTTTTACCGTCAGACAGTTTTTCGACTTCTTTAATCAGTGGGAATAAGAGGTCGGTTTCAAAGTTTGTTGGAGTTTCTTGTAAAACTGAGGCAATCCGTTCCAATCCCATACCGGTATCCACGTTATGTTGTTTTAATTTTTCATAGCTGCCATCAGGCATGTGGTTAAATTCAGAGAAAACAATGTTCCAAATTTCTAAATAGCGTTCATTCTCTCCACCAGGAAACATTTCAGGATCATCATCGTCAAGATCTTGATAAGCTTTCCCCCGGTCAAAGAAAATTTCCGTATCTGGGCCACACGGACCGGCACCTAGATCCCAAAAGTTATCTTCTAAAGAAACAAAGTGATCTTCTGATAAACCAGTCACCTTTTGCCATAATCCATGGGAGACATCGTCATCAGGGTAGTAGGTCATATAGAGTAGCTCAGGATCCAGTCCTAGCCATTTTTCATCAGTTAAGAATTCCCAAGCCCAAGGAATAACTTCTTCCTTAAAGTAATCCCCTACTGACCAGTTACCGAGCATTTCAAAGAAGGTTTGGTGGCGAGCGGTAACTCCAACATTTTCAATATCGTTAGTCCGAATACATTTTTGAGCATTAGCAATTCTTGGATTTTCCGGCACTTCTGACCCATCTAAGTAATGTTTTAGGGCAGCAACCCCAGAGTTCATCCAAAGTAAAGTAGGATCGTTGTCTGGAACTAAGGAAGCACTAGGGTAGATATCATGTCCCTTGCCCTTCCAAAAATCCATCCACATTTGGCGTATCTCTTCACCCGTTAATTTCTTCATAATGTGTTAAAACCTCCTATAAAATAAAAAAGCACCTTGATGTTATTAGATGAGGGCGCCGT
The nucleotide sequence above comes from Aerococcus urinae. Encoded proteins:
- the sctE gene encoding type III secretion system translocon subunit SctE, translated to MRNRFRTYLGANDAEAGYNLSWGAVFAGLVTFIALLITFSLIGNAIGFGMIQPSAQNPLDGVGTGVMVWSVISLALSFLGSGFVAGVTARRVGAVHGFLSWAISLVVTVVLLGQIVASVLGFAGNVIGQTASVAGDAVTSVASNAGDAVSEGVNALANNIDVNDQDIQNLNQDVQEVLRDTDIRELQPEYLSDQLNGAVNDIANAAREVVVNPQNSEQVFNDLADSLTSRVDNISENVDQEAVSNAIASNTDLTQQEAEETTQNIIDGYNQAANEARNQIENANNAIQSTQQELDSNIQQLRQDADDVSDGISQGSIWAFVGVLLGCVLSCLGGLLGTKSVTGKVDETNM
- a CDS encoding DUF2187 domain-containing protein — encoded protein: MGRKPKITAEMQSLVETELRRGTSNSRIANLLDMPYEQANEIIDTIKESIRPNIGDVVKFQFRTYTIIGEIEKLLTNSAILKIDWSQSSRPARDILEERTVVNFKDIEEYVSIASNEDDK
- the ruvX gene encoding Holliday junction resolvase RuvX; amino-acid sequence: MRIMGLDVGSKTVGVAISDPFGWTAQGIETIKIDEEAGEFGFSRLRQLIEDYQVEKIVIGLPKNMNNTEGPRAEASRHYGDMAIELFDLPVFYQDERLTTQQSERFLIEAADVSRKKRKKVIDKLAAVLILQNYLDSHSH
- the greA gene encoding transcription elongation factor GreA; its protein translation is MSEQTFPMTVEGKERLEAELEDLKLNKRPEVISRIKVARSFGDLSENSEYESAKNEQSILESQIAKIENMIRYAEIVDPDALGKDTVSIGKRVKFQELPDGEEEEYEIVGKAEADPLGGKISNESPIANALIGKKVGDEVEIETPGGAFSVRILAVETA
- a CDS encoding IreB family regulatory phosphoprotein, producing the protein MSGKDETVLFRFDESKEKDVKETLEIVYDALVSKGYNPINQIVGYLLSGDPAYIPRHNQARNLIRYHERDELLEELVKSYMKQSGRE
- the brnQ gene encoding branched-chain amino acid transport system II carrier protein, whose amino-acid sequence is MKNRRFIVDTIVVGFTLFATFFGAGNLVFPPYMGIIVGENWSASVIGLALTAILVPVLSMVAIVKGGGSVKAVSEPIAPWFYKVFNCITMYLIALFILIPRTGATTYEVGFRSLFPWLPNYVVLIVFFIVVYFLTVDQLGVVDKIGRYLTPALIAMVIGIIIFGMINPVSPNMAAAQVDNSFGWAFTEGYQMGDLITGLLFSSVMIMTIRHKKYNHQAGMRMTIWASVIASALLLFIYGSLLWLGATASTIYSPDIERTQLLIAIVEQTIGGAGKIILSIAITLACLTTATGLLASVANFTQELTRQKYPYTFIVFVFCIFCVVQGTVGVEKIVGLSEPLFAVAYPLGIIVTLIGLFRKYIPNDGTTKGAVLLTSIYTVVEALIQLDFAPKIFEDIVRIVPFGPQGFGWVSMALLGAGIGTLVWKIQHGSYRGKIIKGYAK
- the alaS gene encoding alanine--tRNA ligase — its product is MKKLTGEEIRQMWMDFWKGKGHDIYPSASLVPDNDPTLLWMNSGVAALKHYLDGSEVPENPRIANAQKCIRTNDIENVGVTARHQTFFEMLGNWSVGDYFKEEVIPWAWEFLTDEKWLGLDPELLYMTYYPDDDVSHGLWQKVTGLSEDHFVSLEDNFWDLGAGPCGPDTEIFFDRGKAYQDLDDDDPEMFPGGENERYLEIWNIVFSEFNHMPDGSYEKLKQHNVDTGMGLERIASVLQETPTNFETDLLFPLIKEVEKLSDGKKYGESKETDTAMKVIADHIRAVSFAVGDNALPSNEGRGYILRRLIRRSVMYGRRLGIQGSFLAKLVPIVADKMEKHYPELKEKEAIIQEVVDREEKRFQETIADGENIIKNKIAELEESGKNSLDGQSAFKLYDTYGFPLELTEEYLAETGFSVDIDGFNQAMEEQKERARAARKDQGGLAVQSTVLGEIDVPSHFTGYEEDVTESKINAIVYQDEISQEAPANSKAYFIAERTPFYGERGGQVGDSGKLYNLDGELLGYIRDTKHAPNDQNLHYIDTVQPISVGQAVRLEVDSARRRLIRNNHTATHLLHRVLKDVLGEQVNQAGSLLDEHYLRFDFTYFGQVSSDQLEEVERRVNEKIWEQIPVETIFTTVKAVKEHGAIALFGEKYLKLHDEIRVINIDDWSMELCGGTHVKNTGLIGLFKIISESGIGSGVRRIEALTSKAAYEYYEAKLGLLNQVRDDLKVKKAEDVPHRLQQLEGERKSLESEVESLHAKANQMAASQIFDAVKESNGIRYIAEELDHKTMDDLRAISDEWKQNNYSDVLVLATANGDKANMLVAVSADKVKKGLKAGDIIKELAPYINGGGGGRPELAQAGGKNPAGIPDALKALEEVLNK
- a CDS encoding DUF1292 domain-containing protein, whose amino-acid sequence is MKEHCMAEDLDNLITLYDEEGNERLYKILFSFDSKDLNKSYVLVYPAEEEGEELNIEAYAYEEGEDGEGSLLPIESEEEWDMVEEVFNTFVQDPNLNQ
- the mltG gene encoding endolytic transglycosylase MltG, with amino-acid sequence MFNDEEKKKRVKRDQARVNALEKQENVQANRIIRWIIITLLLICIVFALLMGTLVATGGFGEEKETQVTIPQGASTSQIAHILNENDVIFNENLFKIYLRLSNHDPIQAGTYQLKTSSGFGEVMNQLSHAQGPATQAVLVKEGMNVEEIAQVMADYFGITQEEALKRINSEDLLAEEAAKYPELLKAVVNNDQLRYPLEGYLFPATYELTQSDTVESFVDKMLAASETIRQKYSDALKQQSLSWHEILTLASIIEKEASTDEDRKMVSGVFYNRLAENMPLQSDITLNYAHNEHSTYVTIEDTMIDSPYNLYQNTGLGPGPFNNPSESAIQAALNPTPNDYMYFVADLSTGKVYFSKTYEEHDQLVQEYVSPEDAKLQEQ
- a CDS encoding beta-ketoacyl-ACP synthase III, which encodes MKIVETVSALPRKVMPNEDLEQFVDTSDEWISKRTGIKQRYVALEETCISLAQAAAQKLVDKTNISPKEIGLIIVASMSQEHSSPSIASQVQAKIGATKAVCFDISAACSGFVQAFSLADKLEAYYQNGYAIVIGAEKMTNLMNWKDRSTCVLFGDAAGAILVQANGHSAIIQESLACDGSQGAAIVAGGTSLARSVSSDSYYQDPSLKMKGRQVYDFATRQVPKQIEAVLKSANLTINDIDYFALHQANARILKVFQRKLKIPEERLVQNIQNYGNTSAASVALVLNDLRKSGALKLDGSQKVLLSAFGGGLTWGTCIVNC